The region GTGGTTGTCGACGAAGGTGGCGGCGTGGGCGGGGCGGGCCATGACGACGGATCCGTCGCGGGTGAGGTTGCGGAGGTCGTAGTTGGGTTGGTCGCACACGGCCTTGAGCTGGTAGCGCAGGGGGAAGTCGAAGGCGGCGATCTGGTTGTCGGTGACGCTGTTGGCCTTGTCGAGCCACATGTCGATGTCGTCACCGCCGGACCATAGCTCACAGACGACATAGGGCATGAACTCCTTCATGTCCTTCTTCTCATACTGGTATTTCGAGAGGAGGCTGATCATCCAGCTTCCGTAGCCCTTGACGAAGTCGAAGCGGAAGCCGTCGAAGTCGAGATCTTCGATGATGAGTCGGGCGTAGTCGAACATTGCTTTGTAGACCGACGGGTTCCGGTGGCAGAGATGGGGGAAGCCGGCGAAGTGCTCGCCCTCCACCATGGTGCGTTCGAAGCGGCTGGGGTGGAAGGAGTTCCAGTCGCGGGGGAAGATGCCGCTGGCCGGGTTGAACTTGGTCCAGCGCTTTTCGCCGTCGAGGGGGTTGACCTCCTCCTCGTCTGCGCCGGAGTTGTGGTTGATGACCATGTCGGCGTAGACGCCGACCGAGTTGGCGTGGGCCTTGGTGATGAGGGCTTCGAGCTCAGCGCGGTTGCCGTACCAGGTCTTGGTGCCGCCCTTCTGGTCGAAGTCTCCGAGGTCGAAGAAGTCGTATGGGTCGTAGCCCATGGAGGTATTGCTGGAGCCCTTGTTGATGGGTGGGAGCCAGAGGGCGTTGATGCCGGCTTTGCCCAGGTCTTCTACGCGCTCCGCGATGAAGTTCCAGAAGTCGTGTTCGCGGTTTTCGAGCTTCGGCGCATCCCAATAGAAGGCCTGCATCATGACTGCCATGTGTGTTGTTCTCCAAGCGGGTCTGATGCCGCATCGAATGAGCAGGTTGGAGCGGAGGTGCGTGATGGATTTGATGGATCGACCGATTGGCGCTTCTTTTAGAACCGCGGGTGGGGCGCTCGCCGGGTGGTGGCGGGCGGTGACGCTCGATGCTTTGATTGTGGGTGTGTTGTGGTTGATTGGGCTCGAGATTCTGCGGGTTCCGTGGGCTCCTTTCTGGGCGCTGCTGGGTGGAGTGTTTCAGTTTGTGCCGGGCATCGGGGGGATGCTGGCGGTGGCGGGGCCGGCGATCGCGACCGCGCTGTCCGATGGCGGCGATACGCTGTTCCGGCTTTGCATGGTGCTGGGGCTGTATGGGGTGATCGCGATCCTGGAGGGTCTGGTGATCAGTCCGTACATTCTGCACCGGACGACGCTGGTGCCGTGGTGGGCGTCGTTTCTGGGGCCGATTCTGCTGGGGATCATCATTCCTCCTTGGGGTGTTTTGATTGCTCCGCCGTTGCTGGCGGTGGTGTTTGCGTTCCGGCGACGGGAATAAAGTTACGGGTGAAATTCTTTAGTAACCAACTTGCGTCCTATTCGTGTTAGGCTTAGAGCTGTCGGTAGAACAGATTGGTTTCTGTACGGGCTGTATTGTTGGACCCCGATTTGGTCGAGCGTCAATTTCGTAACAAGAAGGTAGCAAACAATGGAACAGGGAACAGTGAAGTGGTTTAACGACGCCAAGGGTTTTGGGTTCATCAGCCGTCAGAACGGCGAAGATGTTTTCGCGCACTACTCGGCAATCACCTCGAGCGGCTTCAAGAGCCTGCAAGAGGGTCAGGCTGTCCAGTTCAACGTGGTCAAGGGACCCAAGGGCTGGCAGGCTGCGGACATCCAGCCTCTGTAAGCTTCAACCAGATTCATCGAACAGGGACAGCCTTCGGGCTGTCCCTGTTCTTTTTGCCTCTGTGAAGAAGTACTCCCCCCTCCCCCCCTTCTAATTCAAAGTCTTCAAAACAATCGAGTTAGGTCTGGACTTCGGTTTGAAGTAATCGCAAAGTCCCTGGAATCAAGGGTGGGCTCCTGTAAAGTCTTGTTTTGATTCGGGTTAGTGGATTTTCTTTAAGCAAACTGCGGGTTCGTCCACTGCGCCGCCGAATGACAAAATGAAAAGCATGTGTTGGGATTCGACAATCACGACGGTGTTTCGTCCGGGTCAGCTCTTTGTTTTTATGCTTACTAATAGCCTAGCAGACTGAGTTGGGTAAATACCCCAACTATTTTTTGCTTGTAAGTTGAACATTTCAGGCTAGTTGTGGGATTTTTTGCAGCGTGGGGGGCTTGACAAGTCCGTTTTCGGTTGTTTCTTGCGAAAATAGTTGTAAGTAATTGCTCTGTAAAGGTTTAGCGGATCACATTTCAATGTAGCCGCGCCGTATTGCGATCACAACTGCGTCGGTGCGGTCGCTGGCGTCCAACTTGGACAGGATGCTCTTCAGGTGGTTCTTCACCGTATGCTCCGAGATGTTCAGGTCTCCCGCGACGATTTTGTTTGATTTGCCACGGGACACCTCCTGCAGCACTTCAAGCTCGCGTGGGCTGACGGCGTCTTCCATGGCATACTCGGCGATCTGCTGGGCCAGCTCCGGCGGCATTCTTCGCCTTCCTGCGTGGACGACGCGGATGGTATCGATCAGTTCTGTACGGAGGAGATTTTTCAAGAGGTATCCGGTCGCGCCGGCCTGAAACGCACGCATGACCTGAACATCGCCTGCCGAGGAGGTCAGTACGACGAACCGGGAGATGGGGAAGTCGGTCCGGATGCGGCGGATGGCCTCGATCCCGCCGATTCCGGGCATGCGAAGGTCCATGAGGGTCACGTCCGGGCGATGCAGCTTGAATGCGGCGATGGCTTCTTCTCCGTCGCTGGCTTCGGCGACGACACGCATATCGGGCTGCCCATTGATTTCACCCGCGATGCCGGATCGCATCAGGGGGTGATCGTCGACGACAAGAATGCGGAGGATGGGTGCGAGCGTCATAGGCCTCCTCCGCGTGTGGCGGTCAATGGCTTTTTGAGCGGTTTTTTTCCTGCGTATGCGATCTTTGCGGGCACTGCGACCTCGATCTCCGTGCCCTGGCCCTGCTTGCTCCAGAGGCTGTAACGCGCGCCGATGCGTTCGGCTCTTTCATTCATGCCGATCAATCCGAGGTGCCCGGGCGCCGTCCCTGGCGGATTACGGTTTCATCGATGCCTTGTCCGTCGTCTCGAATCCTCATCTTGAGGAATTCCTTTTCGTAGAGGACCTCCACCTCAACGGCGTCGGCGTTGGCATGTTTGAAGGCGTTCTGGACGGCCTCCTGTCCGATGCGCAGGAGTTCGGTTCCACAGACGGGGTGAAGCCGCCTGACCTGACCGACCGCGATCACCTTGTAGGCGGGTCCGATCGAACCGGCCGGTCGGTGATAGCTTCGAGCAAGATCCTCGGCGAGGCTTGCGATGACGGCATCGTCGGCGTGGAGGTCGAGGACGAGCTCCCGCCCTTCTGCCATGACCTGGTCTGAGAGCTGCAGGGCCTCCATGAAGACCTGTCTGGCGGGCTCCTTCGCCGGCAGCATGGCTGTCGCGGTGTTGAAGCGGAGGAAGAGGCCCTGAATGCCCTGAAAGAAGGTGTCGTGGAGATCGCGGGCGATGCGTTCGCGCTCCGCCAATCGCTCAACGAGTCTCTGCCTGATCTGCGTGGTTACCATGCGGATGCGAAGCAGATAGAGCGCCGAAAGAAGGCCCGCGAGCGCGAGGAAGCAGAGGAGCTTGAACCAGACACTTTGCAGAAAAATGGGGGGGAGATAGAAGTCACAGCGTGCGGCGGTTGGACTCCAGACTCCGTCGTTGTTGCTGGCGGTGACGAGGAAGGCATAGCGACCGGGCGGAAGGTGGGTGTAGTAGGCCTGACGGCGGGTTCCTACGTCCTGCCAGTCTCGATCGAAACCCTGCAGCTTGTAACGAAAGTGCACGCGTTCCGGGATGAGCAGGCTGGTGGCGGTGTAGTTGATCTGCAGGTTTTCCGAGCCCTTCTGCAGTTGCAGCGAAGAGGGATCTTCGGTGATGTGGCCGTCGCTGCCGGCGGAGCGAATGAAGATTCCGGGCGGGATCTGATTCTTCTGAAGATTGGATGGGTCGAGCGAGACGAGACTTTGGCGACCGAGAAAATAGAGGCGACCGTTGGACGGGTGGGCGATCGTTGAAGCCTGAAAGCGGATGTTGGGGCTTTCGAAGTTGCCATCAAGATAGTCGAAGATGGAGGGATGGATGCGGGGCTTGTCTTCGCTTAGAGCGCCTTGCATCTCTGCGGCGGTCACCCTGAGAATTCTGCGGTCACAGCTGAACCAGACGTCTCCGTCCGATGTCTCTGCCACGCCTGTGACGCCGGCGATCGGCGAGTCATCCTGAAAGGCGATTCTGCGGAAGCGGCCTTTGGAAAAGTAGTCCAGGTTCTCCGTACCACCGATCCAGATGTGATCTCCGCTTTCGGTCAGCAGGGTGACGCCACCGCTGTCAATGCCTTGCTGATGATCGAAGGAGCGAACTTTGCCGTCTTCGATCACGAAGATGCGTGACGAGCCGGTGGCGATCCAGACCCTTCCTGCGCGGTCTGCCATCATGCTGGTGGCAGAGAAGCTGGGGATGGTATCGAGGCCGT is a window of Granulicella tundricola MP5ACTX9 DNA encoding:
- a CDS encoding alpha-amylase domain-containing protein — translated: MAVMMQAFYWDAPKLENREHDFWNFIAERVEDLGKAGINALWLPPINKGSSNTSMGYDPYDFFDLGDFDQKGGTKTWYGNRAELEALITKAHANSVGVYADMVINHNSGADEEEVNPLDGEKRWTKFNPASGIFPRDWNSFHPSRFERTMVEGEHFAGFPHLCHRNPSVYKAMFDYARLIIEDLDFDGFRFDFVKGYGSWMISLLSKYQYEKKDMKEFMPYVVCELWSGGDDIDMWLDKANSVTDNQIAAFDFPLRYQLKAVCDQPNYDLRNLTRDGSVVMARPAHAATFVDNHDMGEDIIQNDKLMAYSFIMVHEGYPCIFWFDYYNNGLARPFTPNGINALIEAHHKYAGGDSQILHADPDLYIMQRVGWKDDKTDQPGLVYVLNNLGDKWSGTSVKTKWCNQRMVPIAWDGHGLYGEVAHPDERRTDAEGNCEFPAPPRGYCIYVPIADDANKDEAIAGV
- a CDS encoding AI-2E family transporter, coding for MSRLERRCVMDLMDRPIGASFRTAGGALAGWWRAVTLDALIVGVLWLIGLEILRVPWAPFWALLGGVFQFVPGIGGMLAVAGPAIATALSDGGDTLFRLCMVLGLYGVIAILEGLVISPYILHRTTLVPWWASFLGPILLGIIIPPWGVLIAPPLLAVVFAFRRRE
- a CDS encoding cold-shock protein produces the protein MEQGTVKWFNDAKGFGFISRQNGEDVFAHYSAITSSGFKSLQEGQAVQFNVVKGPKGWQAADIQPL
- a CDS encoding response regulator, which gives rise to MTLAPILRILVVDDHPLMRSGIAGEINGQPDMRVVAEASDGEEAIAAFKLHRPDVTLMDLRMPGIGGIEAIRRIRTDFPISRFVVLTSSAGDVQVMRAFQAGATGYLLKNLLRTELIDTIRVVHAGRRRMPPELAQQIAEYAMEDAVSPRELEVLQEVSRGKSNKIVAGDLNISEHTVKNHLKSILSKLDASDRTDAVVIAIRRGYIEM
- a CDS encoding sensor histidine kinase — protein: MPAGDLKIRAITMDRTGTLWISIPAHGPDKIYTFNHGVWSRFHGLDTIPSFSATSMMADRAGRVWIATGSSRIFVIEDGKVRSFDHQQGIDSGGVTLLTESGDHIWIGGTENLDYFSKGRFRRIAFQDDSPIAGVTGVAETSDGDVWFSCDRRILRVTAAEMQGALSEDKPRIHPSIFDYLDGNFESPNIRFQASTIAHPSNGRLYFLGRQSLVSLDPSNLQKNQIPPGIFIRSAGSDGHITEDPSSLQLQKGSENLQINYTATSLLIPERVHFRYKLQGFDRDWQDVGTRRQAYYTHLPPGRYAFLVTASNNDGVWSPTAARCDFYLPPIFLQSVWFKLLCFLALAGLLSALYLLRIRMVTTQIRQRLVERLAERERIARDLHDTFFQGIQGLFLRFNTATAMLPAKEPARQVFMEALQLSDQVMAEGRELVLDLHADDAVIASLAEDLARSYHRPAGSIGPAYKVIAVGQVRRLHPVCGTELLRIGQEAVQNAFKHANADAVEVEVLYEKEFLKMRIRDDGQGIDETVIRQGRRPGTSD